ACCAAATTATACTAAAAAACTTTTGGATTTATTCACAACGCCACTAAGATGGTATCAGAAGAGCACTCTTGATTTCCTGATCTACTCCCAACCTAAGACAAAATCAAAATTCATTTTACATTGAAGAGAACAAAATTAAGATACCTTAAAAGAGAAATCAATTGGAAAACCTGTTGAAGTGGAAAATGTTTGAAAGATAAaacttaccaaaactgactcaaaaagaaGTTAAACTATTGAATATACCTAAATATGGAAAAcaattgaattcataatttaaaatcctCCCACACAGAAAGCTGTAGCTTCAAATGGCCTTCCTGATATATTCTATCaaatttgaaggaagaaatatttccaaTCCTACACAGAATTTCCCAGAAAACTGAGGACAAGGGAATACTGCTCGATTAATCTTATGAGGTCAGAAATAAATCTTGAtaccaaagacacacacacaaaaaaaaaaagaaaagaaagaaacctaaaaaCTAATAGCCCCTGTGAATATGAAAGCAAAAATccttaataataaatgaaaaaataggggcgcctgggtggctcagtcatttaagcatccgactcttggttttggctcaggtcatgatctcagggtcttggaatcaagccccaaggtgggctccatgctcaaccttgattctgcttgaggattctcaccctctccctctgcctctcccccaccactcatacatgtgtgctctctctctccctctctctaagtgaataaatcttttttaaaaatgagaaaagtaaattCAGCAATATTTAAAGAGAATAATGTGCCATAGCAAAGTGGTGATTTTGTTCCAGACATGCAGTGTTGGTTTAACATTAGGAgattaattaatataattcatcATGTGAacagaattaaagagaaaacCACATGGTCACTTAAATAGGAACAGAGAAGGTATTTGACTGAAATCAACATCCATTGATTAAAAACTCTGATCAAACTAGAAACAAATGGGATCTTCCCTAAACTCATAAATAGAATCTACCAAAAAATGAATGCATTAATGAAACCTTTTGATGAAAGACTCAATTTCTCCCTAAAAGATAAGGAGGAAGGTGTttgaggttttgatttatatttccgtgatgccaagtgatgttgagcactttttcatatgtctgctggccatttgggatgtcttctttggagaaatgtctattcatgtcttctgcccatttctcaattgggttatttgttctttgggtgttgagtctggtaattttttatagattttagatactagccctttatctgatatgtcatttgcaaatatcttctcccattcagtcggttgccttttggttttgttgactatttcctttgctgtgcaaaaactttttatcttgatgaagtcccaatagttcatttttggctttgcttcccttgcctttggcgacatgtctagcaagaagttactgcagctgaggtcgaagaggttgctgcctgtgttctcctctaggattttgatggattcccgcCTCACATTGAGGcctctcatccattttgaatttatctttgtgtatggtgtaaggaaactGTCCagtttctcattcttttgcatgtggctgtccaattttcccagcaccatttgttgaagagactgtcttttttccattagctatgctttcttcctttgtcaaagattagttgaccacagagatgggggtccatttctgggctctctattctattctattgatctatgcatctgtttttgttccagtaccatactgtcttgatgattatagctttgtaatagaccTTGAACTCGGGAATTATGATGTCAccaggtttgcttttttttttcaacattcctctgacTATTTGGGATCTCTTCTGGTTCCACaccaattttaggattatttgttctattctgtgaaaaaaatccaaatctgatagggattgcattggaaGTATGGATTGCTCTCGGTGgcacagatattttaacaatatttgttcttccaatccatgagcatggaccattttttccacttctttgtgtcttcctagataaatattttattcttatgtaGTCAAATGTAGGTCTTTTAGTATCCTGGGATCTGTGTTTTCCTTAGAAAAGTCTATGTCCATAAACGAAGGtaacaaaaaaggaatgaagaaaaatgaacagaaccacAGAGAAATATGGGTTCATTGTGTGCACTAAATAGAAGCAATGGAAACAACAGattaggagagaaaaggagagtaagaaatattcaaagaaatgatggctgaaaactccaaatttgatgaaaagcaTTAATTTACACATCCAAGAAAGTCAATGAACTCCAAGTAAAATGAATGTAGAGACATGTCACGGAGGCCAGGCTGCAGCCGAGGAGGTGAGCACCCATCCGGCAGGCGTATTTTTGGAACTGAGAGGGGCCCCGTTCCCAGGGTCTCCTCCACCTTCGTGgacagccaccccccccccatgaatGCCCAGCGGGTGGCCTTCTGTGATGGTCCTTCAGCCTCTCCACCGCCAGCCTAAGTCCTTGGTGCTGGTGGAGTGTGGAGCGCCTCCTTGGTGCTCGTGGGCCTAGGGgcactgggacttcatcaggaaCCTTGCTTTGCTAGCCTTAGTCCCTTCGTTGGGATAATAGGCCCAAGTGATGTGCCCCTTTAGGAATTTTCGTTAAAATAGGTCAGGCGCTACTCCGCATTCTTATTTGCAGCAATGTAGTTGCTAATTAAACAGCTATAGCAGGCAGGAAGACGGTAAGCTTCAaccaaagtaaaataattatgaattcttgctgaaatatttacagatgaaataagaGGACGCCTGGGATATGTTTCAAAATAAACCAGTTGGAGGAGGAATGTggatgggagaagagaggaaacgAGATTGGCCATGAGTTGGTTGAAGTTGGCTAATGTGCTATTTTGTCtgcttttgtatatatttgtaatttagcattaaattcttttctgaaatgaaaaaaaaggaatgcaaagaGATCCACGAACAAATACATTATAGTAAAAttgctgaaaaacagaaaaaatcttcaaagcaaccagaaaaaaatgacttccCACATACAAGGGGACCCCATTAAGATTAACAGGTGACTTCTCATGGAAACAGTGAAGACAAGAAGGCAATGGGATGATATATTCcagtgctgaaagaaaatgacATGGTCAATCAAGAATCATACCCACCAAAACtacctttcaaaaatgaaagcaaaagaaagacatttaacTCCCAGGAAAACTCAAACAGAGAATTTGTTGCTAACAGAATCTTCTTATAAGAAACACCAAAGAAAGTTCTTCTGACTAAAAGTAAATGACCCCAGGAAGTAATTAGGATCCACACCACACAAAGAAACAGCACTGATAAAATAACTCTGTAATTATAAAAGATGTTATAAATGTATAATTCTTTCCCTGTCTTccattaattaattttgaaatcattatataaaacaataagcCTATAAACATATTGTTGAGTGGATAACATATACAAATGTAATATCTTTGCCAATGATAGCATGAAGATGATGGGTAGGAGCAAAGCTGttttggagaaaggaaatgacACCAGTTGCCAATTTGAATGTGAGGAACAAATGAAGAGAAccagaaaagataaataaggttcatttaataaatgctatGAATATATActgttctcctttcttcccccagcttcttttaaaaaaattcataaggtaacaattgtaaaaatgtattgttaagtttataagtatataaatataatatgtacaACAATAGCACAAAGGGAGGCAGTGAAGATTTACATTGTAGTAATATTTCCCTAGCTACCTGGCACTGTTAGTATAAATCTATCATCAATTGCAGGTTAGGTTGGATGTGGCAAACCCTAGAACGtgtactaaaaaaataatttaaaaagtgaaaaaatctataaaatatttaaatgttatattagaaaatattcacttagtgcaaaagtaatatataattaatatatgaaaTGCACTAGAAAAGGTGCACAGTATTTATAAACAAGACAGAAACGTTAGCTGTagataaaaattgtaaaaaagaattaaatgaaagtacaaattttaaaaaattcacgaGAGATAGAGAATTCCTTTCATAAGCTCATCAGTAGACTTAACGCAGATGAAGAAAAAATCAATAGACTTGAGAAGAGGCCATCGTATATGTATGTACAGTATAGGATTACTAGGTTTGTTACTAGTTACTAGGaccataatattttatattcccatcataagtgaataaaagcttttattttccaACATTCACATAAACACATAGTATTCCTAGAGTTTTACTTTTCTCCAATCTAATGGACGTGATGTGTTTGATAGATGAGTAaatttgggcaagttgcttaatggttttttttagccttattttctcattctggTAAGTGAACATAATACTACTTACCTCACAGGTTATTGCCAGGattgaataaaaatatacagaaatcacaAGGTACTTCGTATGCAATCAatacttctttccttccatctatGTGATACCAAAACATTCCCCAAAGTTTCCTATGCAGCAGATAtctaacatataaaaatcaatcaaaagtTCTAAAACTTATACTTAGCATCTTTACTGAAAAAAGTTCCTCATATCCTTAgaacaaaataacaaagaagTTAAGAGCAAAATTTGGAATCACGTGAACCTGGGTCAAATTGTATTTCTGTTCAGCTTTGAAAACTATTATCAATGTTAATAAAACAATAGAGGTATTTCcatcaggaatgaaaaaaatatttgtggtgGCTATGCaaaagaaatagttttaattGCATACCActcccttctttttccttatcttctAATAAGGAACATTAGTTTATACGagaaaatttcatattttagttTGTAACATACACACCAATATTTATGCAACATTTAGTAAGTATGACTATAAAGAAATACctgtaagggggcgcctgggtagcgcagtcgttaaagcgtctgccttcggctcagggcgtgatcccggcgtaccgggatcgagtcccacatcgggctcctctgctgtgagcctgcttcttcctctcccactccccctgctgtgttccctctctcgctggctgtttctctgtcacataaataaataaaatctttaaaaaaaaaaaaagaaaagaaatacctgtaagaaataaaacagaaacagtgaATGTCTCTCAGATATATGTAACAGACACTATATGGGATTAGCATTTACTTTCACCAGGGAATTTTCCAGAACAGAGAATACTAAAGACATTCCTGGTAAAAGTACTAATctctctagttttgtttttgttttaactatGAGCATATAACTAAGAATACAAAGTATACATTAAGAGGCAAACATTCAAATTAAGTAAAAATCTGCAACATATCATACCTGAGATACTTCAAATTATACATTAGACTTCTTTTGAGTATGGTAATTACATGTGAATTAGGATTTCAAATAAAGGTCTGTAActagtatttgttcttctttttgtattcattttctgaagtttttatttaaattccagttagttaacatacagagttatattagcttcaggtgtacaaaatagtgattcaacacttccatacaacacctggtgctcatcacaagtgcattccttaatccccatcacatatttaacccatcccccacccaccttccctgtggtaaccatctgtttgttctttatGATTAAAAGTCTGTGTCTCGGTTTGCTTCTCTcgctccttttttcctctttacttgtttgttttgtctcttaaattccacatatgagtgaaatcatatgctatttgcctttctctgactgactaattttccttagcataatactctccagcaCAACCCATgtcatagcaaatggcaagatatcattctttttatggttgaaaaggtgctcaacatcactgatcatcagagaaacgcaaatcaaaactacaatgagatatcacctcatacctgtcagaatggctaaaatcaacaacacaagaaacaggtgttaGCAAAGATggcagaaaggggaaccctcttgcactgttggtgggaatgcaaactggtgcagctactctggaaaacaacagggagcttcctcaaaaagttaaaaatagcactacactacaatccagcaactgcaTACTAAGTATgcatccaaagaatacaaaaatactaattcaaagcaCTAcaatgcaccctgatgtttatagcagcattatctgccatagccaaaatatggaaacagtccaagtaTCCAGTGACTgaggaagagataaagaagatatggtgtataaatatatatatacaatggactattactagtatttatttttagatatctGTATTGATTTTCAATGTCCTCAGTTGTGAAAAgtagagacaaaaaataaatagagcaaAAGCTATTGAGATTTCATAGTGTATATAGTAGTGAGGAGATGGTATGAGACATCTCAATTCATTTTGGAGTAGGAGACACATCTGCACATTGGGAAATTAAAGCCTCAATGGACAGACGTATCTGTCTCCCAGCTCCCAGTGTGAACATGGAGTAGGCATTCTGGTTGAGAATGAGCTTGGCTTGTAGGAGAGGGGCCAGTGACTTTTTGTGGACTGAAGGTTTGTGTCCCatcaaatccatatgttgaaaccctgaCACCACTGCAGATGATTTGGGTAATGGAGACTCTTGGGAAGTTACTAAGTTGAAATGAGGTTATTACTTAGGGCCCTCATCACATAACAACGGTGTCCTTCTGAGAAAAGATACCAGACCTTGCTACCACCCTTTCCCAAATACCTACCAATGAAAGGCCAGTTAAGGACATAGACAGAAGGTAGCTATCTACAAGCCAGAGAGTTGTCACCAAAAATTAAACTAGCGTGAACCTTGAACATGGACTTTTTTGTCTCCAGAACTATGCTAAATAAGTTTCTCTTGTTTAAACCAACAAATGTATAGTGTTTTATTATGGTAACCCAAGAAGACTAACACAGAGAGTAACTTTCCTTCATTCAGAATCGAAGACCAAACAGAAGAACATCATTTTTGGTATAAGAGATGTTTAATGCCCCATCACTACTTCCTTGACCAGGAACTCTCCGTTTCTTCTCATAGCCAAGGCCATTCAGAGAGGCAGTTTGGAACACTGCATCCCTGAGATGCAGGAGGGGAATGGAAATATTGGTGGATGTGAAAAGGCAGAACAGGAATGCATTAGCAGTGGGTGGTCAGAGCTTGAtttgaggggaaaggagggaaagggaaagaaggagaaagagagaacagaagagctcaaggacaaagggagagaagaaaaagaaagaagatagttGGTAGATGAACAAAGGGTGATCAGGGCAGGGTGCGAGAGGCATGGGGGATGACGGGTtgaaaaaccaaagaaaccaTACACGAAGAGAGTAAGGCTCTTTTCTGTCCTCCTAATTTGCCTCTACCAGCCCAGAGACAACATAGCTGTGCAAAGCCTTGTGTAAATTACAAAAGACATCCTCTCTGGAgtactgaaggagaaaaaatggtatttttctaGGGAGAACAGACCTCAGGAAATGAGCCTGGGGTGGAGAGTACATTTGTGTCAGTCTTCAACCCTTTCTCCAGCCAATGCAGTCCCACCACAACCCACTGGCTGGCTAGCAGAGCATGGGTGGATTAAGGCCCCACTCTCATCTGGTGCCACTATGCAGTGAAATCAACTAGATCATACTTGGTGGTCTTCCCTGTCCTCGCCAAACGGAAGGCATCCTCACCTAGGACTCTTTGCAGTCCTATGGAACACCATCATCCACTGCAGGGTGGCTCAATATCTCCACCCAATTCAGGGCTGGCAGGAGGTGCTGAGTGTTACCACTTGATCAACACCTTCCTTCAAACCGCTTCCTCAAACATTATGAACTACCTACAATTACATTGCTAAAAAGCCATGCCCAGGAATTCCTGAAGAACTGCGAGTTAGGAGGGTAGCTTCTCATTCCTTTGACACTCCCCACAGAGAAGATCTATGGTAAGGTACTGAGACACTTGGATTTAGGAGACAAAGAACCAAAGGCATCATGAAGACTGCAGTCTGGTTCGGGGAGCAGTCTCAACAGACACAGTTGATTGAAGCAGCTATAAAACAGAGGATGCTCTCTCCAGACTTAagtcatttaattcttatttgtCTCAATCCCCATATATCCCAACATATTTCATATCTTTACATCACCAAGacttactaaaagaaaaatatgccaaTCTCCTTATCACCAAACTACATTGGTGCTGTGGcaaaacatatataatattgtatttaatttatagTAGCAACGGGGCCAAGATAACATGATAAACCACATGAGAAGAGGATAACCATAGAATATTTAAAGTGCATACAGTCATATCACCAAGAACttgcataaaaatatatgaaaagccctACAATAGTTGATAAACAAAGTGAGCAGCTCTCCCTTGGTACTCTGATTCTGCCACATAGGTCCCCTCCCATTCCTCCCACTTTCTTCACCCCTAGGAAATACATCTTCAACAAGGGATTATAGGCAAATTAATTGAGCTTGGAAAGctacaaaaatatatgtatttctttcctcTAATCCTCCCATTTCCCAAGGATATGCTTCCACAGTTCAATAGTGGAATCATCAGAAACTGAGGAATGAGATTCTAGTGGGCAGAGAATGGGTTTCAGTTTTCTCTGCCTTGTGTCCTTCCATGGCCTGACTGGAATTGTACACTATTGATCTTTGGAAGGTGATGATGGTAAGAGGGGAACTACAGTTTTCTAGGTTCCTGAATAATCTAAACTATAGTGAGGATATTATCACCTAAAACTTACTTAGAGAAACCTAATCTTTGAGGAGTTGACTACAGGGTTTCAAACCATCTTGAAGGACTTCTTTGACTTTGTCATTCCTGAGGGTGAAGATGAAAGGGTTCAGGAGAGGGGTTAACACAGAAATCCACAGGGAAATTGTCTTATTGTACTCTGCTGCCTGTGTTTGCTTAGGTTTTACATAGAGGAACAAGCAGCTGCCATAGCCTATAACAACAAAGGTGAAGTGAGAGGCACAAGTAGAGAAGGCTTTCCTCCGGCCCGAGGCTGTGGGGATCTTGAGGATGGTAGAGATGATGTAAGTGTAGGAGACAATTGTTGGAGCCAGAGAGCCAATGATAATGACAACAGCCattaagaaaagaacaaactCTGTGAAAAGAGTGTCATCACAGGATAATTTCAGCAGTTGCCCTCGGTCGCAGAAAAAATGGTCTAACTGATTTGACTTGCAGAAGGTAAACTGAAATGTGGCATAGACGGGCCATATTTCAGAAAGGAACCCAAACATCCATGATACAATGACCACGCAGATGCAGGTGCGGCTGTTCATAATGATGTTGTACCTCAGAGGGTTACAGACAGCCACGTAACGGTCCACAGCCATCGCTCCCAGTAATGCAAACTCTGTGGTCCCCACAGCAAGGTAAAGGAAGAGCTGGGTGACACATGCAGCCAGAGATATTGTCTGCATCCCAGGGAGCAGCAACCCCCAAAGCATCACGGGCACGATAATGGTTGTAACGAAGATCTCCAAGGCAGAGAGATGAccaaggaagaaatacatgggagaCCGCAGACGTTTATCAACACACACAATCACAATGATGACTGTGTTTCCTATTAAGGTcactaaatagaacaaaaagaataTAGCAAAAAGAAAGTGATGTAGTTCTTGGGACCCAGGGAAGCCTAGAAGGCAGAACTCAGTGGCACTAGACAGATTGCTCATCATTTAGTCCTTGTTTCTGCTCCTTGTAAAACCTAGAGATCAAAGGCTGGTAACACGGCTCCACAGCATCCTGCTCtcaaaagagaaggaagacaggtTAGGTTGACAAACTATTTCCTACCTGAAGATCAGGTGACACATTCCTACTGCTCACGCTCTGCACAAGGCCAGACCTGAATGTGGGCACATGTAATCTACCACGAGACTACCTGTCTCGAAGGGCAAAGACTTTTTCACCACTACTGGGGATAAGAAaacttttcctgtctttttacaCCACTGGATGTGCCTTCTCTCAGGGGACAGAGGATAAGACTGTTTGAACTGGCCAGTTTTGAATATGAGTTGATCAGCCTCTCAATCCTGGGATTGTCCACTTCTTTTTATATTAGCTGTAGCATGATGATATAATGGTGTTCTCAGTGATGTTCAAAACATGGAACGCTGAACCCTATGCTTCATCCTTACTGGTACTGTCTAGACCCCTCTTCAGGTAGTAGAAAAGCAGCACAGGGTTTATGACCAAAATCTCTGCTATCCCCAGATTAAAAACCTCCATTTTACGGAGCAACAACATCTACAAATGAGAACTCTGAAGTTTGAGATAATCTCCCAGGGCAGAATCATTCTTCTCTAACTCCATGTCCCCTGCAAAGGGTCGGGAGGGAGGAAAAGTGGCACCTGGCACTGACAACAATCGATCTGAGGTCAGTATCCCTTTAGAGTGTCTGAATTTCTACCTCTCACCTTATCCATCCCGttactcaaatgtcatctcctcagaGGACTCTTGCCAGTTACCCTACCTCAATTAGGAATGATTTCCTCCTTCTTGGACTTTAGCATTTCTTCATTGCACTTATTATGACCTGATATGATATGTGTACTTACTTCGTTCCTTCATGTAACATGAAGCAAATGCAGCAGTGactacaacaaacaaaaatccctgccctgtgGTGCTTATGTTCAAGGGGAGGGTGGATGCTAGACCATATACAAGACAAGTAACTAAAATTATGGTGTTAGTTTACTAATCATGCTGAGGTAAATATAAAGCAAGGCAGATGGACaggaaatttaattatatttattcattgttcATCTGTGACACTAGAATATCAACTCTATGAGAGCAGggacatgtttatatatataatattgttgAGCTATAAAGTAGTGCTGATAAATTTTTGGTACATAATGGATGTATGGATGTGTAGTATATGATTAAGTAGAACTTGTTCCTCACCTGAATAGTTGAGCCATAGCCCCTGGAGCCTACACTTCTTAGTTTCCCTTCATGGCTCACATTAACATTTTCCCTTCCTCACTTCCCTTGTTCATACAACCTCCTCTAAGTCTCTATTGGCCTTTCAACGATGGGAAAACAGGTCAAGGACAGAATTGTTGCAACAGCTCAGTGATCTATATTTCTACAATGTCtgcataatgagcactaggtgaaaaaatatagaagaatcTTGACTGTTTTCAAGGAGCAGTGTCTGTTCTTAGTATTGGGATAGAGAGGAACTAAATCTGCTCTCCATTGTGCATGGAAATGTTGGAAATGAGCCTGCCTAACCTGATGATCTAGGCCTTCTTATTTTTGCAGGCAACCAAGCCCTGACATTCTTGACCCTTTCCATGGTAGGAAACAACTGTGAGAAGGCACTCACCTCCATGGAGGGCCTTTTCTACCACTTCTGTCTCCCCAGCGCTCGGCTAAAGTTAAGTCCTGTCTGCCTACTGCTCAGCCATGCATTGGGATGAGCAACTTCATCAGGAGGAGCTTAagaaaaagtccagaaataacAGTTTGGTGGGAGCTGagggtctctttctctctctccacttcacTCATGCTACCCTCCTTCCCAAGGGGACTTAGTCACTGAGGTACTTCTTAATTAGCCCAGGTTCAGAGCATCCCTAAGCAATCAGTCTGGGGAGAACAGAACAAACTTTTAGTTATTCCCATTTTTGACCAATTAAGTGTCAGAACTTTCTAAACTTTTTGCtcaataagaaaacatgaaatatcaGCAATCAGTGGCTTTCAATAACAAGACTGCCTTCTCACGGACCTCAAGTCTAGGTTTTGAAAAGACATCTCAGACACTAAGCAGCTCACCCCCTCTACCCTATATCCTAGACTCTTCCCTGATTCTCTAGCTACTCAAAGAAAAAATCATCCCCCAGCCCCCAATAGGATACGTTACAATTGACCTCTAAAATGTGCACCGATATCCAAAAAGCATGCATATTGGTCTCAATCAAAGCCTTAAATTCACCAGAAATCCTCTACAAACCCTGTTTCCTCCTTTGCTAATTTTAGAGACAGGCTCCTGATCCTAACCCTGAGGACCCTCCAGAAAATGGGAGAGGTTCTGTCTCCAAATCCCAGTCCATTCTCTGCTATTGTTTCAGGTTTCCACTCTTCTGAACATATGTGCATCTGTATGCATTCAAGCAAAATTCCGCCAGCCATTTATTTCTATGGTGTGTCCACGATTGCCAGCTGGGCACCTCAAAATGGGGACAGCATAAGGACAGCTAATGTAAGCAGTTATATTTACAACCTAGAACAACTGACAAGTGGAAATTGTAAGTCGGCTTTATGCTAGAGTGAGACAGAAAAAGTGACAATTACAAAACATTTATCTGGATTTGGGATTTCATTTGAAATATGCCTGTTAAATCTGAAAATGTCAATAGGTGCAAAAAGGTATGAAGTAGAAATGATCTTCCTTCCCATTCCTCATATTGCAAAGCCCAACCAGACTGCCATATAATCTTAGAGAAATTTCCTAAGCATGTATTTGCACATTCTTTATAGGCAATGCTGTGGAAATGTGTTTTATGACATTTTCTCTTGCTTAACAATATATATAAGATACTCTCAAAATAATCTCCTGATTATACAGTAAATCTATGACAAAGGGGGCAAGAATATACATTGGGAAAAGAAATTCTCTTCAATatatgatgctgggaaaactggacagttcatgtgaaaaaatgaaaatggaccactttcttataccatacacaaaaaataagttcaaaatgaaCTTAACACAAAATGTGagagctgaaaccataaaactcctagaagaaaaataggcagtaatctctctgacatcaggcttagcaacatttttccagatatgtctcttcaggaaagggaaacaaaagcaaaaattaactattaggactacaccaaaataaaaagcttttgtacagtgaaggaaaccatctaCAGATGAAAAGGTatcctactgaatggaagaagatttTGCAAtgatatacctgataaagggttaatatcaaaatatataaagaacttatacaagtcaacaccaaaagctcccaaataatccaatttcaAAATGGCCaaggttttgatttgaatttctcttatggctaatgatgttaaatatttttttccatgtgtctgttagccattcgtgtgtcttctttgggtaagtgtctgtttatgtctttcgcccattttttgacttgattatttgtttttggggtgttgagtttgagaagttcttcatagatcttggataccagccctttatctgtagtgtcatttgcaaatatcttctcccattctgtgggttgcctctttgttttgt
The sequence above is a segment of the Ursus arctos isolate Adak ecotype North America unplaced genomic scaffold, UrsArc2.0 scaffold_3, whole genome shotgun sequence genome. Coding sequences within it:
- the LOC113266621 gene encoding olfactory receptor 9A4-like, translated to MMSNLSSATEFCLLGFPGSQELHHFLFAIFFLFYLVTLIGNTVIIVIVCVDKRLRSPMYFFLGHLSALEIFVTTIIVPVMLWGLLLPGMQTISLAACVTQLFLYLAVGTTEFALLGAMAVDRYVAVCNPLRYNIIMNSRTCICVVIVSWMFGFLSEIWPVYATFQFTFCKSNQLDHFFCDRGQLLKLSCDDTLFTEFVLFLMAVVIIIGSLAPTIVSYTYIISTILKIPTASGRRKAFSTCASHFTFVVIGYGSCLFLYVKPKQTQAAEYNKTISLWISVLTPLLNPFIFTLRNDKVKEVLQDGLKPCSQLLKD